The following nucleotide sequence is from Clostridia bacterium.
TGTCAAGGAAACCCGGTGCGAATCATGCGGCGATCTTTGCGGGGAAGAGGTTGATTGCCGCATTTGGACTTACCAAGGAAAGGAATACACCGTCCCTCCTAAAGCCATGATTATCGAGGCTATACTCCGGGAGGTTTATGGAAGCCCACAAGAAATGCAAGAGCCAAAAGAGCCAGCGCATGATATACCGGAGAATCTCAAGCGATTCTTTGCCGCTAAGCAGAAGAAGCAAGCGCAGGCCGACCGGGCAGTATACTCGGCCACCAGTTGTTGCCTGAGTAAAGACTTTTGCTCGCCCGGCGGATGTTGTGGTTAGCTCTAAAAGCAAGCTGTTTGCCTAAGGGAGTAGTGAATGCCAGATAT
It contains:
- a CDS encoding DUF2703 domain-containing protein codes for the protein MARRKLEIELLYLDLDVCQRCQGTDRNMEEAIAEVSQILEATGTEIEVKKTHVETEEQARQLGFISSPTIRINGRDIQLDVKETRCESCGDLCGEEVDCRIWTYQGKEYTVPPKAMIIEAILREVYGSPQEMQEPKEPAHDIPENLKRFFAAKQKKQAQADRAVYSATSCCLSKDFCSPGGCCG